DNA from Synechococcales cyanobacterium T60_A2020_003:
TCAGCGGGCATCTCATCCGGCAAGGCAGAAGTTAGGTCTGGAGGCTCCGGTAGTGGTTCGTGGATCAATCCCTCGGTGGGTTCCGTAAGGGGCGGTGGCGATGGTTCTAGAGCCTGAAGCAAATCGAGCGCTTGAAATGATTCAGAATCGGCCTGAGTTGGGGAAACAGAGGGTATAGATGGGGTTGAGGCGATCGCCCCTTTTGAGAGGTCCTCTGTAGCCGGAATGTCCAAAACCGGAGGTACAGGCACAGAGGCCTTTGGCGTCTGAGGTGTTTCATTCCCAGGGGAGGAATCTGCTAACCCGATGGATTCTAAACCCACCGTTGCATAGGTGAGGGATTGGGAGGTGAGGGATTGGGGTGGTGCGAGGGCGGGCGATCGCGCTTCCCCAAGGGATAAATCCTGTCGTCCTGGCTCCAATCCCAGCAGCAGCAAAGCCCGCTCTTGCGCCAGATCCTCAGCGATTTCGACCCTACTCGCCGCTGCCATCCCCGTAGACCATACCGTGCCGCCGATTTGAACCTGCGATCGCACCACGTACTCCCCTTGATGAATGGTCAGCAAGTCGGTCACCAAAGCCCCCATCGGATAGCGCTGGCGAAACTGAGCAATTAACAGTTGGCGAGATACCAGATTAGACTGGGGCAATCGGGATTCGTTAGACATATTCAGGGTATTCCCACTGGCGGACTCGGTTCATGATAGCGCTGGAACTCGCTAGATCGCCTTGAAAATCGGCGTAATATCCCTGGCTCGTCGAAACTCATTGACACCCCATAGCCATTTCTGGGGGTGCTGATTTGAAATATATAGCGCTAGCCATATCGGTTAGCTGGCAACAGCTATACCAGTTACAGATCCAAACTGGTATCCAACTCAAAGCTCAAAACTTAAAACTCAAATATGAGCCGCCCTAGTTCACTGCCCCATGCATCACCTATTTTCACCTCGGCTACGATAGGATCGATTTTTAATCCCTATCAGCCTCTATATGGGTTTCAATCGCGACTTTCAGGGCAAGAAGCCACGTCAACTCAATCGGCGTAGTTCCCAGCTTCCCAATTGGGTTCTTCCGGGCAAACTTGCCATTGGTTCTCTACCAGAACCTGGAGATAGTGCCTTACTCAAAGATGCTGGCATTACTGCCGTTGTGTCCTTATGTGCCCCATCCGAGGGAAAGTTACCGGAGGACGTTATCCAAGCCTTCCGCTGCCTGCGCTTCATTCTGCCCGACAGCAGTTTTGTGTTGGGAATTCAGCCTCAAGATCTAGTCACCGTCCTTGAAGTTATCAACGAGCAAATTCAGCAAGGGGAGGCTGTATACGTGCATTGCTTAGCAGGGGTAGAGCGATCGCCCACGGTTTGTACCGCCTATCTGTGCCTGTACGAAAAACTAGAACTGTGGGAAGCCGTTAGCCAGGTCAAAAAGGTTCACCCCTACGCGCTTCCGACCGAAGACCAGCTACGCGTGATTCGATACCTTTTGGTAGACCACGAGGAATGACGAGTTCCTGACTATCCTAACCATAGAAAAACGTGGGGATATATTCGGCATTTATCCTCAAATTCCTATGAGATCGTGACAAATTTAGAATCTATGTTTAAGAACTTGTTAAATACACAGAGTTATCTGGAATTTCGAGTTACCTTAGATAGTCAAAGATACCTCCTAACTGCGTCTCCAGCTCCATCGTAACGCCTACGGGCAGCGCTATGGGGCTGCTATTTTTGTAGGATTGAACGCACACAGTTTGGGCGATCGCTGCAACACGATCCGAGCATCCAGATAGGACGTTTACAGAACCTCAGGATTCAAACAGGATTCAAAATCAACAAATTTCAACCTCGGTATTGTAGGTCGCCCACAGATCACAGGTGTCGTGATCGATCACGTTTGTATCACTCAACTCTAAGTTATAAAAATCAATCGTGTCCGCGTCAAAGTAAGGCCCAGCGTGCCAGGTGCCTACATGCAGCTTGATAAAGCAATTGCCTGGAACTTGAAACGCTTGAATCGCATCCAAGGCGGGCTGAGGTTGTGAACTTGGTGGCGCGACTGCAATCAACCAAGATTTGCCCTCCAGAGCCCCTAGGCATTGGGTACACCGCTGATGCCGCGTAATTCGCGAAAAGTGACGACCTTTGCGATGCAGCCGCATGATGTAGAACCGAGGCACACCGCAATCTAATTGCAGTTGAGCATCCTGTGACGAGTAGGGCGTGCCGTCTTCTGTGGCGTAAATAACTTGACCAAACGGTTGAAACCGTTCCGGTGTAATCGCTTCGGCAATCAACTGTTTTTGCGGCGTTGGAGATGGCATACGCACCGATTCTGTGTTTGACTCCCGAAGTCATTGTAACAAGAGCAAATGGAGGCGTTAGAATCTCAAAGGGCGTTTTCAAAAGGACAGCGATTTCATGGCACGGCTAGCACTTCTCAGCACATCCGATAAGACGGGGATTGTAAATTTAGCTCGGCAACTTGTTGACGAGTTCGATTTTGAACTGCTGAGCAGTGGGGGAACCGCAAAGACCCTGAAAGATGCGGGCATCCCCGTCACAACGGTATCCGACTACACCGGATCGCCCGAAATTTTGGGAGGCCGTGTCAAAACCCTTCATCCCCGCATTCATGGCGGCATTCTAGCCCGCACCAGTCTTGCCGAAGACCTGGCCGATTTAAACGCCAACCAAATTCGCCCAATCAATCTAGTCGTCGTTAATCTCTATCCCTTTGAGCAAACCATCGCCAAACCCGACGTTACCTTGGAAGACGCCATCGAAAATATCGATATTGGTGGTCCAGCCATGCTGCGAGCAGCGGCCAAAAACTCTGCCCACCTCACCGTCCTGTGCAGCCCAACTCAATACGATGAATATTTAAATGAAATTCGCCAGCATGACGGAGAAGCATCGTTAGCCTTCCGTCGTCGCGCTGCCCTCCAGGCGTTTTGGCACACGGCGACCTACGATCAGGCGATCGCATCCTATCTCGATTCCGTCGCCAAAACTGAATTTGATTCACTGCCTGACACATTCGTAGTATCAGGAAAACAGCTTCAGATCCTGCGCTATGGTGAAAACCCCCATCAGCCTGCGGTTTGGTATCAGACAGGAACCGTACCCAGCGGCTGGGCATCCGCCCAAAAGCTTCAGGGTAAGGAACTGAGCTACAACAACCTTGTAGATCTGGAAGCTGCGCGGCGCATCATCCGCGAATTTCCAGCCGATCAACCGACCGCTGCGATCCTAAAGCACACCAATCCCTGCGGCATCGCCATGGGACGAACTATTGAGGACGCCTACCGCAAAGCGTTCGCTGCCGATTCGGTGTCTGCCTTTGGCGGCATTGTTGCCCTCAACTGTCCTCTCGATGCCCCCACCGCCACCGCTCTGACTGAGACTTTCTTGGAATGCGTTGTGGCTCCAGGTTGCGATGCCGAAGCCCAGGATATTTTAGGTAAAAAGTCGAAGGTGCGTGTGCTCACCCTCGCCGATTTCGCCAGCGGGCCGGCAGAAACGATCAAGGCGATCGCTGGCGGATTACTCGTTCAAAGTGCGGACGATGAGCCTATTGATCCCTCGACGTGGCAGGTTGTGACCCAAAAGCACCCCACCGAGGATGAACTGGCCGAACTTCTCTTTGCGTGGCGGGTGGTCAAGCATGTGAAGTCCAATGCGATTGTGGTCACGCGCGATCGCACCACCTTAGGCGTGGGTGCAGGTCAGATGAACCGGGTTGGGTCGGTGAAAATTGCCCTTGAGCAGGCCGGAGAGAAAGCCCAAGGTGCGTTTTTGGCCAGTGACGGCTTTTTCCCCTTTGATGATTCCGTCCGAACGGCAGCAGCGGCAGGCATTACGGCGATCGTCCAACCGGGAGGCAGTTTGCGTGACCAGGAATCCATTGATGCAGCAAACGAATTGGGAATCGTGATGGTGTTCACCGGAACTCGCCACTTCCTTCACTAAAACCGTTTCAGGGAGCCAGAGTAGGAGCGATTGCTCCTTCCTACTCACTGCCCCGCAGACGATAGCTCTCCACAATGGCAGTGGCCGCTTCTTCGTGGTTTGCGTACGCCTCATTGATAGCGTGCAAGTTCAGGATGTAGATATAGTCCCCGTGCTGTTCCACAAAGCTGACGGAATCGAGCACATCGCCATTGGTATCTACACCAATCCAATCTACCCGCAGACTGCCATCCGGTTGAGGAGTGGATGCTTGCCATTCCACGCTTTGTAAGCGATTCTTATACTCCTCTTTAAGCCCCATTTCGAGTAGCTCATGGGTGAGCGATCGCCCTTCAGCCGATACAACATTTGCGGATCCACCGAAGCGGCGATCGCCTGAAATAAAGCTCACCCCATCTTCGATTTCCCGGTACCGATATCCCGGTGGAAGGGTCAGTTCAAACAATCCATCATGTTGGCGATAGGTAGAGGGCAAAGCCTCGGCGGTCGATGCAGGGGCAGCACTCGTATCCAATGGATCTGAATCCGTGGGGGGAACACTGGGATCAACCGTCGCAGCATCTGCGCTTGGCTCAGGTACAGTGGTTGGCTCAGACGCAGCAGGTGTCGATGAACTGGCAGGAGGAGGAGCCATAATCGTAGGTGTGGGTCTAGGGATTGATGGGATCGCGGACGCAGATGACGAAGGTGACTGCGTTTGAGGCACTGGTATGGCGGTCGGTGACGGAGCTGCCGAATCTGGGCTTGGCGATTGACACGCCGAAACCCCCATCCCCAGTCCTATCACTGCAAGCCACCAACCTTTCATACGACGCGTAGGCTACTCCTCCACCTCTGCTTTTTCCGGCTTTAGCAGTGGGAAAGCAATCACATCCCGAATACTGGCAGAATCCGTTAGCAGCATCACCAGGCGATCGATCCCAATCCCTAGTCCTCCGGTCGGGGGCATCCCGTACTCTAGCGCTTCCAGAAAGTCTTCATCCACATCGTGAGCCTCTAAATCTCCTGCGGCCTTGCGGGCGGCCTGGGCTTCTAGGCGTTGTCGTTGATCCAGGGGATCGGTCAACTCCGAGAAACTGTTGGCCGTTTCGCGCCCGACAATAAAGAGTTCGAAGCGCTCTACCAAGCCAGGGCGATCGCGGTGGGGCTTTGCCAAGGGCGACGTTTCCACGGGATGATCCAGCACAAAGGTCGGCTGGATCAGCGTTTCTTCGACCTTCTGTTCAAAGGCTTCAACCAGTAAGCGTCCTGGCTGTAGGCGTTCGGGATTGGCATCATCCACCTCAATGCCTGACACCTTCAGTTGGGTGAGCAGTTCCGCGAGTCCATCTGCCGTTGTATCCGCGCCTAGATACGGCGAAAAATCAATACCTGTATGCTCCTTCACAATTTCCAGCATCGTTACCCGTCGCCACGGCGGCGTGAGATCAATCGTTTCGCCTTGATAGGGAACGGTGAGGGTGCCCACGACTTCTTTCGCCGCGTAGGCCACCACCGCTTCCGTAAGTGCCATCATATCGTTGTAGTCGGCGTAGGCTTGGTATACCTCAATGGAGGTAAATTCTGGGTTGTGTCGGGTGGAAATCCCTTCGTTTCGGAAGATTCGACCGAGTTCAAACACCTTCTCAAACCCACCCACAATCAGCCGCTTCAGGTGCAGTTCTGTCGCAATCCGCAGATACAACTCCATATCGAGCGTATTGTGGTAGGTCACAAAGGGTCGCGCATCTGCACCGCCAAGCTCGGTTTGCAGCACAGGCGTTTCAATTTCGATAAACCCGTTCTGGTCGAGATAACGACGAATGGCAGCAGTAATCAGTGCCCGACGTCGGAAGGTTTGGCGAACTTCTGGATTCACAATCAAATCGACATAGCGCTGGCGATAGCGCTTGGCAATATCGGTCAGGCCATGCCATTTGTCCGGCAGGGGCAGCAGTGCTTTAGTCAAGACGCTGTACTGTTCGACATTGACCGAGAGTTCGCCTTTCTCCGTGCGCTTAATGGTTCCCTTCACCCCCAGGATATCGCCGATGTCCGTCAGATTTTTGAGGTGGTCAAATGCATGGGGATCGATATCCTCCATGCCTGCCTGAACCGTTTTCTTATCGAGATAAAGCTGGATGGTTCCTGTTTCATCCTGAAGAGTGAAGAAGGCTAATTTCCCAAATACGCGACGGTTGAGAATGCGTCCGGCGATCGCCACCGTCACATCTATTGCCTCACCACTCGGCAGATCAGCATAGGTTTGCTGTAACTCTGCCGCTTGGTGGGTCACATCCCAGCGATAGGCATAGGGATTGAATCCTAGTTGCCGGAGTTGGTTTGCTTTCTCGATGCGTGTCGCACGAATTTCGTCTTCGGACATGGTGCCCCTTCCAATCCTCTCGATAAAAACTCAAAACACTTCAGGTTAAACCAGAAGCGATCGCCTTCACAAGCTGCCAACTCAGAACCTCAGCCTAGTCCTGCTGGTGAGCAAACTGGTATGCCCCAATCCCGCAGAGGATTAGCGCGATCGCCAATAAAATGGGAATGCTATACCAAGGAAACTCGCTCAAGGGAAGATACGCCGCCGCTCGCAGAGAGGTACTGGTATAGGTGAGCGGGAGGAGGTAAACCACACCTTTGAGCATGAGCGGGAGGGTTTTGGGATCAAAAAAGGTTGCCCCCAGAAACGACATCGGCACAATTAGAAAGTTATTCAACAATCCCACACCCTCTAGGGACTTCACATTAAGCCCCACAATGACCCCCAAGCCAGAGAACACCGCACAGTTCAGCACCAAAACCAGCAAAAATAGCGGACTCAGGAAATTGATATTTTGGGTGAAAATCAGAGCGATCAAGATGACCGAAGCAGAAGTCATCATTCCCCGCACCACGCCTGCTAGCATTTTGCCCAGAAACAGCGAGAGGGGATGAACCGGAAGCAGCAAAATTTCCTCGAAGGTCTTTGCATACAGTCGTTCGCCACAGATAGAAAAGGTTGTGCCCCCAAAGCTAATCGTCATTGAAGACAAAGCCACCATTCCCGGCAGAATAAACTGAAGGTAGTTTTCGCCTGCCGGAGGTTCAATGGCCGCATCTAGCGCACTCCCCAATCCCAACCCGAATGCCAGAATATAAATTAGAGGGGAAACTAAGCCAGAAGCCGCGACCTGGAAAATACGCACCCGCAAATCCAGCCAGTCTCCCCAAAAAACCGTTAGACTGTCAGCCAATATCGTTGAAGGAGTCGAACGTTTGACTAAACGCCGAATCGATACAGAATTTTGAGACGCCAAGGTTACGCTATTACCCTAAACTTTACAAACACGTTCACATTGCTTTACACCCATCTATTCTTACATTTCTGATACCCGTCTGATTACTGAGCGCATACCAAAATCGGAGTTGATTGCGACTGATCACCAAATTTCAAGAAAGTTAGACTAGGATGAGAGGATAGTGTAATCCATGCCTATGCGACGCAAATCTAGACCACCCTCACGACCCATGCCACCCCAGGATTATGATTACGACTATGGTCGCCCTCCCTCGCCTAGCAAGTCTGGCGGCGGGGTTGGTTCGCTCTTGAACTCCACCGTTCTGGCGGTGTTGGCAGCGGTTCTGGTTCTGGGTATTGGCTTGGGCATTGCCTTCAGTTCTACGGCAAGCTTTACGCCACAGAATGTTGCCTCTAGCAACGTCATCGACCGTAGTGCTCCCAATCCAGAACTGTGCGTCCAGTTCGGGGCGAGTGCGATTACGGTGGACATGCGGGCATTTGTGACCCTGAACCCATTTAATGTCTACGTCTCACAACCGTTGATGCAGCCGGGATGCGTCATGCGCAGCAATAATATGACCATGCTGGAGCAGACCAAGAGAGTTTCGCCGGAAGACCTACGCCAGTGTAAAAACCGGATGAATACCCTGGCTTTCACGGGCAATATTGAAGCGAAGGACAGCGATGTCCGGGTTGACTGTGTGTACCAAAACGATAGCGCTCGTAACCTGTTCCTAACCGATCCAGCCTTCCGTGAAGCTGCTCCTCCAGAGAGTAATCGTTTCTAGG
Protein-coding regions in this window:
- a CDS encoding ureidoglycolate lyase gives rise to the protein MPSPTPQKQLIAEAITPERFQPFGQVIYATEDGTPYSSQDAQLQLDCGVPRFYIMRLHRKGRHFSRITRHQRCTQCLGALEGKSWLIAVAPPSSQPQPALDAIQAFQVPGNCFIKLHVGTWHAGPYFDADTIDFYNLELSDTNVIDHDTCDLWATYNTEVEIC
- a CDS encoding DUF3172 domain-containing protein: MRRKSRPPSRPMPPQDYDYDYGRPPSPSKSGGGVGSLLNSTVLAVLAAVLVLGIGLGIAFSSTASFTPQNVASSNVIDRSAPNPELCVQFGASAITVDMRAFVTLNPFNVYVSQPLMQPGCVMRSNNMTMLEQTKRVSPEDLRQCKNRMNTLAFTGNIEAKDSDVRVDCVYQNDSARNLFLTDPAFREAAPPESNRF
- the purH gene encoding bifunctional phosphoribosylaminoimidazolecarboxamide formyltransferase/IMP cyclohydrolase encodes the protein MARLALLSTSDKTGIVNLARQLVDEFDFELLSSGGTAKTLKDAGIPVTTVSDYTGSPEILGGRVKTLHPRIHGGILARTSLAEDLADLNANQIRPINLVVVNLYPFEQTIAKPDVTLEDAIENIDIGGPAMLRAAAKNSAHLTVLCSPTQYDEYLNEIRQHDGEASLAFRRRAALQAFWHTATYDQAIASYLDSVAKTEFDSLPDTFVVSGKQLQILRYGENPHQPAVWYQTGTVPSGWASAQKLQGKELSYNNLVDLEAARRIIREFPADQPTAAILKHTNPCGIAMGRTIEDAYRKAFAADSVSAFGGIVALNCPLDAPTATALTETFLECVVAPGCDAEAQDILGKKSKVRVLTLADFASGPAETIKAIAGGLLVQSADDEPIDPSTWQVVTQKHPTEDELAELLFAWRVVKHVKSNAIVVTRDRTTLGVGAGQMNRVGSVKIALEQAGEKAQGAFLASDGFFPFDDSVRTAAAAGITAIVQPGGSLRDQESIDAANELGIVMVFTGTRHFLH
- a CDS encoding ABC transporter permease — protein: MASQNSVSIRRLVKRSTPSTILADSLTVFWGDWLDLRVRIFQVAASGLVSPLIYILAFGLGLGSALDAAIEPPAGENYLQFILPGMVALSSMTISFGGTTFSICGERLYAKTFEEILLLPVHPLSLFLGKMLAGVVRGMMTSASVILIALIFTQNINFLSPLFLLVLVLNCAVFSGLGVIVGLNVKSLEGVGLLNNFLIVPMSFLGATFFDPKTLPLMLKGVVYLLPLTYTSTSLRAAAYLPLSEFPWYSIPILLAIALILCGIGAYQFAHQQD
- a CDS encoding dual specificity protein phosphatase family protein, which produces MGFNRDFQGKKPRQLNRRSSQLPNWVLPGKLAIGSLPEPGDSALLKDAGITAVVSLCAPSEGKLPEDVIQAFRCLRFILPDSSFVLGIQPQDLVTVLEVINEQIQQGEAVYVHCLAGVERSPTVCTAYLCLYEKLELWEAVSQVKKVHPYALPTEDQLRVIRYLLVDHEE
- the lysS gene encoding lysine--tRNA ligase, giving the protein MSEDEIRATRIEKANQLRQLGFNPYAYRWDVTHQAAELQQTYADLPSGEAIDVTVAIAGRILNRRVFGKLAFFTLQDETGTIQLYLDKKTVQAGMEDIDPHAFDHLKNLTDIGDILGVKGTIKRTEKGELSVNVEQYSVLTKALLPLPDKWHGLTDIAKRYRQRYVDLIVNPEVRQTFRRRALITAAIRRYLDQNGFIEIETPVLQTELGGADARPFVTYHNTLDMELYLRIATELHLKRLIVGGFEKVFELGRIFRNEGISTRHNPEFTSIEVYQAYADYNDMMALTEAVVAYAAKEVVGTLTVPYQGETIDLTPPWRRVTMLEIVKEHTGIDFSPYLGADTTADGLAELLTQLKVSGIEVDDANPERLQPGRLLVEAFEQKVEETLIQPTFVLDHPVETSPLAKPHRDRPGLVERFELFIVGRETANSFSELTDPLDQRQRLEAQAARKAAGDLEAHDVDEDFLEALEYGMPPTGGLGIGIDRLVMLLTDSASIRDVIAFPLLKPEKAEVEE